In one Pseudomonas sp. SCA2728.1_7 genomic region, the following are encoded:
- a CDS encoding neuraminidase-like domain-containing protein, translating into MALKHIGDLQEKRRSALLDYCIGHASRAKYPFVETLADLFELLRMDPLDTYAVKSSWVAEATSCAQQYIHAVYRKLEPGYPNHQFPASDLEEWGLCNNISDWAALQLIRIYPEQVVNPFVRQRKSSLFKTLENDLNQTRLNADSVQAALQNYLQGFEQTCDLDVISCYMHGHTPDRADYYFVGRQRVPPFLYFWRKAEIELTSTCVAVNPAAWGEWREVGIQPAYRVLDIRAVFWNGRLCLVWAEWSDKVEGKTDDDFIPDKLSVNLAFMTQNGQWSAPLTLYSAQAEPEDAEDFQLIATVWIDMGSPKGKLGVLIPVKDNESTPVKPVIHRIYDVLMRPDLTDAGGWLDVAQDRFKTPETVQHPFNLQVTMTSAVKPVGSMAGYLDLRATAQRVDEKDVLTVNGFCRPTGLPAGVPVEFELTLVGGAATDPGPIKAKFSQAGDWATASLKFERDKGTWPRGTTFTLNATETGFGGKEFKLDIVNLADFTPPKLLKNTTDSAQFIAYELPVPYLKYSRLNSQFGPELVLRSSISVDAVLDWDTQFLVEPPPTGSEFDEPNGAFDGANGLHYWELFFHLPHLVYTRLRDEERFADAQKWLHYAFDPQAIADPDSPAPKVSYWRCRPLANDAGNPGCEALAPADPDAIGYSAPKHFRILMFCEYVKNLMAWGDWYYRQLTRDSLVAAKLCYVQAEFLMGKPPVARAVNRWQTATVASLLGASSSRPALEAFEQSLAFSLADVPSGSDIAPKLGLLAAGPFRIPIDQALMDLFDAPGQRLHNLRNNLTLDGKPLDIPLFSPRSDPNELLRFLASDGVGGPRPMGGRLVVGAFRWRTVHDIASRAVQVLEGFGNQVRDMLERRARAEQEELQQTHLVELGDYSRTVQEQSIAQLEASVRALEQSRDVALQRQQAYAQRYNEDVSAVEYQVMASLKQSKTHALTAKILKPTGAVIAALPKIFGVANGGMKPENAIDAVCFSLEIAASMLQIDADGQATTESYRRRRNEWALQRDQAESEAAGLSVQVEAQRHAVTAARTNLAQTLRANAQALAVYNFLKKRASNAELFGWMLGQFQALYYQTYDAVISLCLSAQASLNAETGDYDAQIPLPNVFLEQRHGLTAGEHLRVHLLRMEREYLQRYERRQELVKTVSLRKLFNDKVDPQPGIASWDVALAQLQTTGTLEFQLTQLLFDRDHPGHFCRQINSVEIDLPVLTGPFEDVRATLLQISSKTATRATTQSVQYLHKPGDVAPGDVLINLRSGQQIVLSVGIADNGLTAMKPDEGLLNSFENTGAVSKWMLFFPWHLKQPQKDMLLSMTDCIVRIRYTAKVGEPTFVSKVIDLVDEFESAARNSQVKGVGQS; encoded by the coding sequence ATGGCACTGAAACACATTGGCGATCTGCAGGAAAAACGGCGTTCCGCTTTGCTTGATTACTGCATCGGCCATGCGAGCCGGGCGAAATACCCTTTTGTGGAAACCTTGGCAGATTTGTTCGAACTGCTGCGCATGGATCCGCTGGACACCTACGCTGTGAAAAGTTCTTGGGTGGCCGAAGCGACCAGTTGCGCGCAACAGTACATTCACGCGGTGTACCGCAAACTTGAACCCGGTTATCCCAATCACCAGTTTCCCGCCAGCGATCTGGAAGAGTGGGGACTGTGCAACAACATTTCTGACTGGGCTGCCTTGCAGTTGATCAGGATTTACCCGGAACAAGTCGTCAACCCGTTTGTCCGCCAACGCAAGAGCAGCCTGTTCAAAACCCTCGAAAACGACTTGAACCAGACCCGCTTGAATGCCGATTCGGTGCAGGCGGCCTTGCAGAACTATCTGCAAGGCTTCGAGCAGACCTGCGATCTGGATGTCATCAGTTGCTACATGCACGGCCACACGCCTGACCGCGCCGATTACTATTTTGTCGGTCGTCAGCGGGTGCCGCCGTTCCTGTACTTCTGGCGCAAGGCCGAGATTGAGCTCACGTCCACCTGCGTTGCTGTCAATCCGGCGGCCTGGGGCGAATGGCGGGAAGTGGGGATCCAGCCAGCGTATCGGGTGCTGGATATTCGCGCGGTATTCTGGAACGGTCGGTTGTGTCTGGTCTGGGCCGAGTGGAGTGACAAGGTCGAAGGTAAAACGGATGACGACTTCATCCCCGACAAACTGAGCGTCAACCTGGCCTTCATGACGCAGAACGGTCAATGGTCGGCGCCGCTGACTTTGTACAGTGCGCAAGCAGAGCCCGAGGATGCCGAGGATTTTCAGCTGATTGCCACGGTGTGGATCGATATGGGGTCTCCCAAAGGCAAGCTGGGGGTGTTGATTCCGGTGAAGGACAACGAATCAACTCCGGTAAAACCGGTGATACACAGGATTTACGATGTGCTGATGCGGCCCGACCTGACTGACGCAGGTGGCTGGCTGGATGTCGCGCAAGACCGGTTTAAAACGCCCGAGACGGTGCAGCATCCATTTAACCTTCAGGTGACGATGACCAGCGCGGTAAAGCCTGTCGGTTCCATGGCGGGTTATCTCGATCTCCGGGCCACGGCCCAGCGTGTCGACGAGAAAGATGTGCTGACCGTCAATGGTTTTTGCAGGCCTACGGGGCTGCCCGCCGGCGTTCCAGTAGAGTTCGAATTGACCTTGGTCGGCGGTGCCGCTACGGATCCTGGGCCTATTAAAGCGAAGTTTTCGCAAGCCGGAGACTGGGCCACTGCATCGCTGAAATTCGAACGTGACAAAGGTACTTGGCCCAGAGGCACAACCTTCACTCTCAACGCTACGGAAACCGGGTTTGGCGGCAAGGAATTCAAACTCGACATCGTCAATCTGGCGGACTTCACTCCGCCAAAACTGCTGAAAAACACCACCGATTCCGCGCAGTTTATTGCCTACGAATTGCCGGTTCCCTACCTGAAATACAGTCGCCTGAACTCACAGTTCGGCCCTGAACTGGTACTGCGTTCCAGTATCTCCGTCGACGCTGTGCTGGACTGGGATACACAGTTTCTCGTGGAGCCACCGCCAACCGGCAGTGAGTTCGACGAGCCCAACGGTGCTTTCGATGGTGCCAACGGGTTGCACTACTGGGAGTTGTTTTTCCATCTGCCGCATCTGGTGTACACGCGTCTGCGCGATGAAGAGCGTTTTGCCGATGCGCAGAAATGGCTGCACTACGCGTTTGATCCGCAAGCCATCGCCGATCCCGACAGCCCCGCCCCCAAAGTGTCGTACTGGCGCTGCCGGCCGTTGGCGAACGACGCCGGCAATCCCGGCTGTGAGGCACTGGCCCCCGCCGATCCGGATGCCATCGGCTATTCAGCGCCCAAGCACTTCAGGATTTTGATGTTCTGCGAGTACGTGAAAAATCTCATGGCTTGGGGCGACTGGTATTACCGTCAACTGACCCGCGACAGCCTGGTGGCGGCCAAATTGTGTTATGTGCAAGCCGAATTCCTGATGGGCAAGCCGCCTGTGGCCCGAGCGGTGAATCGCTGGCAAACCGCTACTGTGGCAAGTCTGTTGGGCGCAAGCAGTAGCCGTCCGGCGCTGGAGGCGTTTGAACAGTCGCTCGCCTTCAGTCTGGCGGATGTCCCGTCCGGTTCCGATATTGCGCCAAAGCTCGGTTTGTTGGCTGCCGGGCCGTTCAGGATTCCCATCGATCAAGCGTTGATGGATTTGTTTGACGCTCCGGGTCAACGTCTGCACAACTTGCGCAACAACCTCACCCTCGATGGCAAACCGCTGGATATCCCGCTTTTCAGCCCGCGGTCCGATCCCAACGAGTTGCTGCGCTTTCTGGCTTCGGATGGCGTGGGTGGGCCACGGCCGATGGGCGGGCGGTTGGTTGTCGGCGCGTTTCGCTGGCGCACCGTTCACGACATCGCCTCGCGTGCGGTGCAGGTGCTAGAGGGGTTCGGCAATCAGGTACGCGATATGCTCGAACGACGCGCGCGTGCCGAGCAGGAAGAACTGCAGCAAACACATCTGGTGGAATTGGGCGACTACTCCCGAACCGTGCAGGAGCAGTCCATCGCTCAACTGGAGGCCAGCGTCAGGGCGCTGGAGCAGAGCCGGGACGTGGCGCTACAGCGGCAGCAGGCCTACGCGCAGCGCTATAACGAGGACGTGTCGGCGGTTGAATATCAGGTCATGGCGAGCTTGAAACAGTCGAAAACCCATGCCTTGACCGCCAAAATCCTCAAACCCACCGGAGCGGTCATCGCGGCGTTGCCAAAAATCTTTGGCGTGGCCAATGGCGGGATGAAACCCGAAAATGCGATCGATGCCGTGTGCTTCAGCCTGGAAATCGCCGCATCGATGTTGCAAATCGACGCCGACGGTCAGGCCACTACCGAAAGTTACCGTCGCCGCCGCAACGAATGGGCGCTGCAACGTGATCAGGCCGAGTCCGAGGCCGCCGGCCTCAGTGTGCAGGTCGAGGCACAACGCCATGCGGTCACCGCGGCTCGCACGAACCTTGCACAAACCCTGCGGGCCAATGCTCAGGCGCTGGCGGTTTACAACTTCCTGAAAAAGCGCGCGAGCAATGCCGAGTTGTTTGGCTGGATGCTTGGCCAGTTCCAGGCTTTGTACTATCAGACCTATGACGCCGTGATCAGCCTGTGCCTCAGTGCCCAGGCGTCGCTGAATGCTGAAACCGGCGATTACGATGCGCAAATTCCCTTGCCCAATGTGTTTCTGGAACAACGTCATGGTTTGACAGCCGGCGAGCATTTGCGCGTGCATTTGCTGCGGATGGAGCGCGAATATCTGCAGCGCTACGAGCGTCGGCAGGAGTTGGTGAAAACCGTTTCCTTGCGCAAATTGTTCAACGACAAGGTTGACCCGCAGCCTGGTATCGCCAGCTGGGACGTTGCGCTCGCCCAGCTACAGACAACCGGCACACTGGAATTCCAGCTGACCCAGTTGCTCTTCGATCGTGATCATCCGGGACACTTCTGCCGGCAGATCAACTCAGTGGAAATCGACCTGCCGGTGCTGACCGGACCGTTCGAGGATGTGCGGGCGACCTTGCTGCAGATCTCAAGCAAGACGGCCACCCGGGCAACGACGCAGTCAGTGCAGTACTTGCATAAACCTGGGGACGTGGCGCCTGGCGACGTGTTGATCAATTTGCGCAGTGGCCAGCAAATCGTGTTGTCGGTCGGGATCGCCGACAACGGTCTGACGGCCATGAAACCCGATGAAGGCTTGCTCAATAGCTTCGAGAACACCGGCGCGGTGTCGAAGTGGATGCTGTTTTTCCCTTGGCATTTGAAGCAACCGCAAAAAGACATGCTGCTCTCCATGACCGACTGCATCGTGCGTATCCGCTACACGGCCAAGGTTGGCGAGCCGACCTTTGTCAGCAAAGTAATTGATCTGGTTGACGAATTTGAAAGTGCCGCGCGCAACAGTCAGGTCAAAGGAGTGGGCCAGTCATGA
- a CDS encoding Tc toxin subunit A, translated as MADPRRPGLQLYDQLFTEEPNAQDASVQPLKTYLENGGSIFPLVERGVEYLINEYQMNRTDAQRFLRRANSMATYLSRQFIEQQLSGGNGDGVAKPASGLLSLVTGPRYELLFHTEFEKLALPDSLESFLSPVAYLIFLLLWIRDRIESVKLDPPGYPLNERRADLMDLSVDFSAVFRSVSSVDIIISVLECFITEHPIENQPQKTIEDAMIEARYPNSLPYFQAWASADGVAQINGLSLGDFAHTVHLNYPYFLRSGTWIDFAERALAHSTRFGPYQRELLTEPPVELEDLAAFYRDNYGSDIEQGPGPQNLDQVAYFGAHTRLGTLGIERLLSIRGFAPVRSANVVYPKDSPLTPSTPLTGAEEPVPSPESGRFGSVYINANAHPGVIINVADDSPASLHRLSVVYNNVEGLAVFDRINRMVRLCNWLELPSDQVDAVLVAAISAEVRGGADKEKWWISDNVIHALGLFQTLRERYNCTAADFAVLINELAIYGSGEALSQFDQVFNSQGSYREPLLLDDGEFPVTPAPGEVDLTISQLCNGLGIDTQTYQYLALQVAKAHSVGNKFKRCLPIISSFYRLVRLSRLLSLTPVEGVLMLLLVGGEDWLNELAGTPKIGSVDSETPDVLNIIDALQSCVQWCEHNNLLALWVLKHALPPQPAREASEQDQQLFDQVRNLLPTAQFSNASVLMAGLPPAGAASWLDFLVKSVAELKPVIDTDGLVLAPIGTPEEYLIDAQKRVEWAVDQALGTLEPGVRMSLASTLLKVLLDARDAQVSLVKETLAAYAEIASDQAIAVLNWADKTVYQFLRQVKSRIDSSTEPSRRNPDADELLTLLADVRRRAEVVSTLGLSATLLEDYLDYGYDAWMGQARKDLTVSTLYHLTTLNRAFGLSTQPAQKLLDYLREVNALEATLGEHAKQLLHQVSTIRLAEFFDWSVQEVRECINRMDPQRPILRNLSQLALFIRVREMSTKTGMDALTIFLMGHLPEVVDKQAYAEAAELALLSQSEARTPLAQVAGDLRQLVTMTCVVEPTEVVARSTQTATYTVTLKDPNGDPLSGIRVHFRASLGEIESGHTDPNGTFKAIYKPGAAMGVDTPFFWLDLFEPENAPIITLISDHTTLDFVAMLSPPVPSGVVKRGDEVELYATLMDGFGNLGVDELVRWFVESGEDSGNKVIFRGEQGSTNLEGLTRVMVSSDTGGKFKLSVLCERSGTKAHFDEITFEGGGPPA; from the coding sequence ATGGCTGATCCGCGCCGTCCCGGCCTGCAACTGTACGATCAGTTGTTTACTGAAGAGCCAAACGCGCAGGACGCGAGTGTGCAACCGCTCAAAACCTACCTGGAGAATGGCGGCTCGATTTTCCCGCTGGTGGAAAGAGGCGTGGAATACCTGATCAACGAGTATCAGATGAACAGGACGGACGCCCAACGGTTTTTACGTCGTGCCAACAGCATGGCCACTTACCTGAGCCGTCAGTTCATCGAGCAACAACTGAGCGGTGGCAATGGCGATGGCGTTGCCAAGCCGGCGAGCGGGTTGTTATCGCTGGTGACCGGTCCCCGATACGAGCTGCTTTTCCATACCGAGTTCGAAAAACTGGCTCTGCCGGATTCTTTGGAGTCCTTCCTGTCCCCAGTAGCCTATCTGATCTTTTTGTTGCTCTGGATCCGCGACCGGATCGAATCGGTAAAACTTGATCCTCCAGGCTACCCGCTCAATGAGCGTCGTGCTGATCTGATGGATCTGTCTGTGGATTTCAGTGCAGTGTTCCGGTCGGTGTCTTCGGTGGACATCATCATCTCGGTTCTGGAGTGTTTCATTACTGAGCATCCGATAGAAAACCAGCCACAAAAGACCATCGAAGACGCGATGATTGAAGCGCGTTATCCCAATAGCCTGCCTTACTTCCAAGCCTGGGCCAGCGCTGACGGTGTTGCGCAAATCAACGGCCTGTCACTGGGTGATTTTGCCCACACAGTGCATTTGAACTACCCCTACTTTTTGCGATCCGGTACCTGGATTGATTTCGCCGAACGTGCGCTGGCACATTCGACGCGATTCGGACCCTATCAGCGGGAATTGTTAACGGAGCCTCCCGTAGAGCTTGAAGACCTTGCCGCGTTTTATCGGGATAACTATGGCTCAGACATAGAGCAGGGGCCGGGGCCGCAGAATCTGGATCAGGTTGCGTACTTCGGCGCACACACAAGGCTCGGCACGCTGGGGATTGAACGTTTGCTGTCCATTCGTGGGTTCGCCCCGGTGCGTTCGGCCAATGTGGTCTACCCCAAAGACTCTCCCCTGACACCTTCGACCCCTTTGACGGGTGCCGAAGAACCCGTCCCGTCGCCAGAAAGCGGGCGTTTCGGATCGGTCTACATCAACGCCAATGCCCACCCCGGCGTGATTATCAACGTTGCGGATGATAGCCCTGCGTCTCTGCATCGATTGTCTGTTGTTTACAACAATGTCGAGGGGCTTGCCGTCTTCGACCGGATAAACCGAATGGTGCGCCTGTGCAACTGGCTGGAACTGCCCAGTGATCAGGTGGACGCCGTGCTGGTTGCTGCGATCAGCGCGGAAGTGCGCGGCGGTGCGGATAAAGAAAAATGGTGGATATCGGACAACGTCATACATGCCCTCGGGCTGTTCCAGACTTTACGCGAACGCTACAACTGCACGGCGGCGGACTTTGCGGTATTAATCAATGAGCTGGCCATTTACGGGAGCGGCGAAGCGCTATCGCAATTCGATCAGGTGTTCAACAGTCAAGGCAGCTATCGCGAACCTTTGTTGCTGGACGACGGCGAGTTTCCAGTCACGCCCGCACCGGGCGAAGTCGATCTGACCATCAGCCAGCTGTGCAATGGTCTGGGGATCGACACACAGACTTACCAGTATCTGGCATTGCAAGTGGCCAAGGCTCACAGCGTCGGCAACAAGTTCAAGCGCTGCTTGCCGATCATTTCCAGTTTTTATCGACTGGTGCGATTGTCCCGATTGCTGAGCCTCACCCCCGTCGAAGGCGTGTTGATGCTGCTACTGGTGGGGGGGGAGGACTGGCTCAATGAGTTGGCGGGCACTCCAAAAATTGGCTCGGTCGACAGCGAGACCCCCGACGTTCTGAACATCATTGATGCTCTGCAATCGTGCGTGCAGTGGTGTGAGCACAATAACTTGCTTGCGTTATGGGTGTTGAAACACGCGTTGCCCCCGCAACCCGCCCGCGAAGCCTCCGAGCAGGATCAACAGCTGTTCGATCAAGTACGCAACCTGCTGCCAACGGCGCAATTCTCCAATGCATCGGTGTTGATGGCCGGCCTGCCGCCTGCCGGTGCGGCCAGCTGGCTGGATTTCCTGGTGAAAAGTGTTGCAGAACTGAAGCCTGTTATCGATACCGATGGGCTGGTGCTGGCGCCCATCGGGACACCGGAAGAGTACTTGATTGATGCGCAAAAAAGGGTTGAGTGGGCAGTCGATCAGGCCCTCGGTACCCTGGAACCCGGGGTGCGCATGAGTCTGGCCAGCACCCTGCTCAAAGTGCTACTGGATGCCAGGGATGCCCAGGTGTCACTGGTCAAGGAAACGCTGGCGGCCTATGCCGAGATTGCATCGGATCAGGCAATTGCGGTGCTGAACTGGGCCGACAAAACGGTTTACCAGTTTTTGCGCCAGGTAAAATCACGTATCGATTCGAGCACCGAGCCATCCAGGCGTAACCCGGATGCTGATGAGTTGCTGACGCTGTTGGCCGATGTACGGCGACGCGCTGAGGTGGTTTCAACGTTGGGGCTGAGTGCCACCCTGTTAGAGGATTATCTCGATTACGGTTATGACGCCTGGATGGGGCAGGCCAGAAAGGACCTTACCGTCAGCACCCTTTATCACCTGACCACGCTCAACCGGGCATTTGGCTTGAGTACGCAACCGGCGCAGAAGCTGCTCGACTACCTGCGCGAAGTCAACGCGCTGGAAGCAACCCTTGGCGAGCACGCGAAGCAGCTGTTGCATCAGGTTTCCACGATCAGACTGGCCGAGTTCTTCGACTGGAGCGTGCAGGAGGTGCGTGAATGCATCAATCGCATGGATCCGCAGCGGCCGATACTGAGAAACCTTAGCCAACTGGCTCTGTTTATCCGCGTCCGTGAGATGTCGACGAAAACGGGGATGGACGCACTGACGATTTTCCTGATGGGCCATTTGCCTGAAGTCGTGGACAAGCAAGCCTATGCCGAGGCAGCCGAATTGGCCTTGCTGAGCCAGTCCGAGGCGCGTACGCCGCTCGCTCAAGTGGCGGGGGATCTGCGGCAGCTTGTGACCATGACTTGCGTTGTGGAACCCACCGAGGTTGTCGCCCGCTCCACCCAAACAGCCACTTACACGGTCACGCTCAAAGATCCCAACGGAGACCCATTGAGCGGTATCCGGGTGCATTTTCGCGCCAGTCTGGGCGAAATCGAATCAGGCCACACCGATCCCAACGGAACCTTCAAGGCCATCTATAAACCCGGTGCCGCAATGGGCGTGGACACACCCTTTTTCTGGCTGGATCTGTTCGAGCCTGAGAACGCCCCGATCATCACCCTCATTTCCGACCATACCACCCTGGATTTCGTCGCGATGTTGAGCCCGCCGGTGCCTTCGGGGGTCGTGAAACGGGGCGATGAAGTCGAACTCTACGCAACGTTGATGGATGGTTTTGGAAACCTGGGAGTAGACGAGTTGGTGCGCTGGTTTGTCGAAAGTGGTGAGGACAGCGGAAACAAAGTGATCTTCCGGGGAGAACAGGGGAGTACCAATCTGGAAGGGCTCACGCGGGTGATGGTCTCCAGCGATACCGGCGGCAAATTCAAGTTGAGCGTGCTTTGCGAGCGTAGCGGCACGAAGGCGCACTTCGATGAGATTACGTTCGAGGGGGGTGGGCCACCAGCGTGA